From Zingiber officinale cultivar Zhangliang chromosome 5B, Zo_v1.1, whole genome shotgun sequence, the proteins below share one genomic window:
- the LOC121986182 gene encoding secretory carrier-associated membrane protein 4-like, whose product MSRDPNPFDEEDVNPFSKPTAPGSNSRISTLASKAFGFGNKNEATMDIPLDNDSKKRERELVEWEENLKQREMDIKRREDSLTRAGVTVEEKNWPPFFPIIHHDISKEIPVHAQRLQYLAFASWLGILLCLSWNVIAVTVCWIRGGGVKIFFLAVIYALLGWPLSYVLWYRPLYHAMRTDSALRFGWFFFFYLIHLGFCILAAIAPPIVFHGKSLTGILAAIDTFSDHALVGIFYLVGFGLFCLETLISLWVLQKIYMYFRGQK is encoded by the exons ATGTCGCGGGATCCCAATCCGTTCGATGAAGAGGACGTGAACCCGTTCTCG AAACCCACTGCTCCTGGATCTAATTCTCGCATTTCCACGTTGGCATCGAAAGCATTTGGATTTGGGAACAAGAATGAGGCGACTATGGACATACCATTGGACAAT GATTCAAAGAAAAGAGAGAGGGAACTTGTTGAATGGGAAGAGAACCTAAAACAGAGGGAAATG GATATTAAACGAAGGGAGGACTCATTGACAAGAG CTGGTGTTACTGTTGAAGAAAAGAACTGGCCACCATTTTTCCCTATCATCCATCATGATATATCTAAGGAAATCCCTGTCCATGCTCAGAGGTTGCAGTACCTAGCATTTGCTAGTTGGTTAG GAATTCTTCTCTGTCTATCATGGAATGTAATTGCTGTGACTGTTTGCTGGATTAGAGGGGGAG gtgttaaaatatttttccttgcaGTCATCTATGCTTTACTTGGATGGCCTCTTTCCTATGTGCTTTGGTACAGACCATTGTATCATGCAATGAG AACTGACAGTGCACTTAGGTTTGGttggtttttcttcttctatCTG ATTCACCTTGGCTTCTGCATCCTTGCAGCAATAGCCCCACCAATTGTATTCCATGGGAAGTCATTAAC TGGAATCCTGGCAGCAATTGATACCTTCTCAGATCATGCGTTAGTTGGG ATCTTTTACTTGGTGGGCTTTGGGCTGTTTTGCTTAGAGACACTAATAAGCTTATGGGTGCTTCAG AAAATTTATATGTACTTCAGAGGACAAAAATGA
- the LOC121987091 gene encoding protein STIG1-like, giving the protein MKVIVLLLALVAFALASAEAKQGLRGISHLAVEGDMCQGADLQSDVHNCGGCGQRCAFNKSCCGGACVDLLTDNEHCGKCGSMCPMKGTERAVCSFAMCNYAS; this is encoded by the coding sequence ATGAAGGTCATCGTTCTCCTCCTCGCGTTAGTAGCATTCGCACTGGCTTCGGCAGAGGCCAAGCAAGGTCTTCGGGGGATAAGCCACCTGGCGGTCGAGGGAGACATGTGCCAAGGTGCTGATCTGCAGAGCGACGTACACAACTGCGGCGGCTGCGGGCAGCGCTGCGCGTTCAACAAGTCTTGCTGTGGCGGCGCATGCGTCGACCTACTGACCGATAATGAGCATTGCGGCAAGTGTGGGTCTATGTGCCCCATGAAGGGCACCGAAAGGGCAGTCTGCAGCTTTGCGATGTGCAACTACGCTAGTTGA